In Ancalomicrobiaceae bacterium S20, the following proteins share a genomic window:
- a CDS encoding type II and III secretion system protein family protein: MFVTWAKVPLSVGLVIGLALAVDGATPAAAIDPGYGAPSARGVASRPLNIAASKSTILDFDEDIRDVLVSNPAVADAVVRTNRRLYVMGNKLGTTNIFVFGANGRQLAAYELQVQPDIATLQALIRRLMPESDIHVEAVAGTVVLSGSVASSAEAMQAYEVAAKFIGAPVDQGSGSGGAAGGASSTPSASGRTTGESVQVVNALKIRGKDQVMLKVTIAEIQRNAVKKLGVDLSNGTSGVVINNGGQTTSLLTSNAFPITSNDPAAVLSGSYKIGSATINGKVQALEQLGVLRTLAEPNLSAISGEEAKFLVGGEYPVPVSQSTSNGQTTNTVEFKTYGVALNFIPVVLSEGRISLTVNTEVSELTSEGAVTIGTLTIPALHVRRAATTLEIPSGGMMVLGGLIRDDVRQALSGTPGLMKIPVLGTLFRSRDFQRAESELAIFVQPYIVRPTAASKLQRPDQNFQPSTDAAANFLGRVNKMYRVGGEPNGTYRGQYGFIYE; this comes from the coding sequence ATGTTCGTCACTTGGGCCAAGGTCCCGCTCTCGGTCGGTCTCGTGATCGGCCTCGCGCTCGCCGTCGACGGCGCGACGCCCGCGGCCGCGATCGATCCCGGCTACGGCGCCCCGTCCGCACGCGGCGTGGCCAGCCGCCCGTTGAACATCGCCGCCTCGAAATCCACGATCCTCGATTTCGACGAGGACATCCGCGACGTGCTGGTCTCGAACCCGGCGGTCGCCGACGCGGTGGTGCGCACCAATCGCCGCCTCTACGTCATGGGCAACAAGCTCGGCACCACCAACATCTTCGTCTTCGGGGCCAACGGCCGGCAGCTCGCGGCCTACGAGCTGCAGGTGCAGCCCGATATCGCGACGCTCCAGGCGCTGATCCGGCGGCTGATGCCGGAATCCGACATCCATGTCGAGGCGGTCGCCGGCACCGTGGTGCTGTCCGGCTCGGTCGCGAGTTCGGCCGAGGCGATGCAGGCCTATGAGGTGGCGGCGAAGTTCATCGGCGCGCCGGTCGACCAGGGGTCGGGCTCCGGCGGCGCCGCCGGCGGCGCTTCTTCGACGCCGAGCGCATCCGGGCGAACGACGGGTGAATCGGTGCAGGTGGTCAACGCGCTGAAGATCCGCGGCAAGGATCAGGTGATGCTGAAGGTCACCATTGCCGAGATTCAGCGCAATGCGGTCAAGAAGCTCGGTGTCGACCTGTCGAACGGCACCTCGGGCGTGGTGATCAACAACGGCGGTCAGACGACCAGCCTTCTCACCTCGAATGCCTTCCCGATCACGTCGAACGATCCCGCTGCGGTGCTGTCGGGCTCCTACAAGATCGGATCGGCGACGATCAACGGCAAGGTCCAGGCGCTGGAGCAGCTCGGCGTGCTGCGCACCCTCGCCGAGCCGAACCTCTCGGCGATCTCGGGCGAAGAGGCGAAGTTCCTGGTCGGCGGCGAGTACCCCGTGCCGGTATCGCAGTCGACGAGCAACGGCCAGACCACCAACACGGTCGAATTCAAGACCTACGGCGTCGCGCTTAACTTCATCCCTGTCGTGCTGTCCGAAGGCCGGATCAGCCTGACCGTCAACACCGAGGTCTCCGAGCTGACCTCGGAGGGCGCGGTGACGATCGGCACGCTGACGATCCCGGCGCTGCACGTGCGCCGCGCGGCGACCACGCTCGAGATCCCGTCGGGCGGCATGATGGTGCTCGGCGGCCTGATCCGCGACGACGTCCGCCAGGCGCTGTCCGGAACGCCGGGTCTCATGAAGATCCCGGTGCTCGGCACGCTGTTCCGCTCGCGCGACTTCCAGCGCGCCGAGAGCGAGCTGGCGATCTTCGTCCAGCCCTACATCGTCCGGCCGACCGCCGCCTCCAAGCTGCAGCGCCCGGACCAGAACTTCCAGCCCTCGACCGATGCGGCCGCGAATTTCCTTGGCCGGGTCAACAAGATGTACCGGGTCGGCGGCGAGCCGAACGGCACCTATCGCGGCCAGTACGGCTTCATCTACGAGTGA
- the cpaB gene encoding Flp pilus assembly protein CpaB, whose product MNARVLVLVVAVGAGLVAAFLAMQMTGQPAPPAPAPAPVVQAPSIDTVDVLVASRELPIGTRIQAGDLIWDKWPRATTTERYLVRSVRPAADAELVGMIARQTMLAGDPVREERLTKADRGFMSVLLSPGMRAVAVEVKAVSTAGGFVLPNDRVDVLLTRAAPKGAGSGDPYVSETLLQNIKILAVDQNTSDQRGEPTMVAKDTATLELTPHQAETLAQAQQLGTISLALRSIRDAETPLAANEDDGGTVKFVRYGVVTRITTKR is encoded by the coding sequence ATGAACGCTCGCGTCCTGGTTCTCGTAGTGGCGGTCGGTGCCGGTCTGGTCGCGGCCTTCCTGGCCATGCAGATGACCGGGCAGCCGGCCCCGCCGGCGCCTGCGCCCGCGCCTGTCGTGCAGGCGCCCTCGATCGACACGGTGGACGTGCTGGTCGCCTCGCGTGAGCTGCCGATCGGCACGCGCATCCAGGCCGGCGACCTGATCTGGGACAAGTGGCCGCGCGCCACCACGACCGAGCGCTATCTGGTCCGGTCGGTGCGACCGGCCGCCGATGCCGAGCTCGTCGGCATGATCGCGCGCCAGACCATGCTCGCCGGCGATCCCGTGCGCGAGGAGCGTCTGACCAAGGCCGATCGCGGCTTCATGTCGGTCCTGCTGTCGCCCGGCATGCGGGCGGTCGCGGTCGAGGTCAAGGCCGTGTCGACGGCCGGCGGCTTTGTGCTGCCGAACGACCGCGTCGACGTGCTCTTGACCCGCGCGGCCCCGAAGGGCGCGGGGTCCGGCGACCCTTACGTCTCCGAGACGCTGCTCCAGAACATCAAGATTCTCGCGGTCGATCAGAACACGAGCGACCAGCGCGGCGAGCCGACGATGGTCGCCAAGGATACCGCCACCCTCGAGCTGACGCCGCATCAGGCCGAGACGCTGGCCCAGGCCCAGCAGCTCGGCACGATCTCGCTCGCCCTGCGCTCGATCCGCGACGCGGAGACGCCGCTCGCGGCGAACGAGGACGACGGCGGAACGGTGAAATTCGTGCGCTACGGCGTCGTGACCCGGATCACGACCAAACGCTGA
- a CDS encoding prepilin peptidase: MYEAAVMVLFPLLVAYAAATDFLTMTIANRVSILLIAAFAILAPFAGLGWEDLAWHLAAASIVFAVGLGCFAAGWMGGGDVKFAAAVALWLGWSHVLEFTTLFSLYGGILTLLVLGADKVLAPVPLLKVGFLSEFSRHRHVPYGLALAAAALQIYPSTLWLKPLV, from the coding sequence ATGTACGAAGCCGCGGTGATGGTCTTGTTTCCCCTGCTGGTCGCCTATGCCGCGGCCACCGACTTTCTGACCATGACGATCGCCAACCGGGTCTCGATCCTGCTGATCGCGGCCTTCGCGATCCTCGCCCCCTTCGCCGGGCTCGGCTGGGAGGATCTCGCCTGGCATCTCGCCGCCGCGTCGATCGTGTTCGCCGTCGGCCTCGGCTGCTTCGCGGCCGGATGGATGGGCGGCGGCGACGTGAAGTTCGCCGCGGCCGTGGCCTTGTGGCTCGGCTGGTCGCACGTCCTCGAGTTTACGACGCTGTTTTCGCTCTATGGCGGCATTCTGACGCTGCTCGTACTTGGCGCCGACAAGGTCTTGGCGCCGGTCCCGCTACTCAAGGTGGGTTTTCTGTCCGAGTTCTCGCGGCACCGTCATGTCCCATACGGTCTGGCCCTGGCGGCCGCCGCCCTCCAGATCTACCCCTCGACGCTCTGGCTCAAGCCGCTCGTCTGA
- a CDS encoding Flp family type IVb pilin, whose amino-acid sequence MMTMFARFLKDESGATAIEYGLIASLIAVAIISGATTLGTKLNSTFQNLSSNMK is encoded by the coding sequence GTGATGACCATGTTCGCCCGCTTCCTCAAGGACGAGTCCGGCGCCACCGCCATCGAGTACGGCCTGATCGCTTCGTTGATCGCCGTTGCGATCATCTCTGGCGCGACCACGCTCGGCACCAAGCTGAACTCGACCTTCCAGAACCTGTCGTCCAACATGAAGTGA
- a CDS encoding pilus assembly protein N-terminal domain-containing protein, which yields MSPRNFRYIDIELHGNFRIATRDDGHFPVEAPRSLRLSRKPFRFAKAEIRRSTIRARRFGPKLLGAGRSPRRPAGKGAVGAERGVRQSFTKIDENLSVSSIGSRAMKRTFAALAFLILSAVPAAQAKEPINVVMDRAKVMRIAGQAATVIIGNPGIADATMHDRQTIVITGRAVGMTNLVILDPKGEPIADEVVSVEKAQTGLVTIQRAGARASYSCTPHCNAMFEPGDDDTAFTKSMSQIQQRNDFGAKASNGAAPQ from the coding sequence ATGTCTCCGCGAAATTTCCGATATATTGATATCGAACTTCATGGAAACTTTCGTATTGCCACTCGAGACGACGGACATTTTCCCGTCGAGGCACCGCGGAGCCTACGTCTTTCGCGCAAGCCTTTCCGCTTCGCAAAGGCGGAGATCCGTCGATCGACCATCCGCGCCCGCCGGTTCGGCCCGAAACTCTTGGGCGCCGGACGTTCGCCGCGCCGGCCTGCCGGGAAGGGGGCGGTCGGCGCCGAAAGGGGCGTTAGGCAATCCTTCACCAAGATCGATGAGAATTTATCCGTTTCCTCGATCGGATCTCGCGCCATGAAGCGTACTTTCGCCGCCCTCGCCTTCCTCATCCTCTCGGCCGTGCCGGCTGCGCAGGCGAAGGAGCCCATCAATGTGGTGATGGACCGCGCGAAGGTGATGCGCATCGCCGGACAGGCCGCGACCGTGATCATCGGCAATCCGGGCATCGCCGATGCGACGATGCACGACCGCCAGACCATCGTGATCACCGGGCGCGCCGTGGGCATGACCAATCTGGTGATCCTCGACCCGAAAGGCGAGCCGATCGCCGACGAGGTGGTGTCGGTCGAGAAGGCGCAGACCGGCCTCGTCACTATCCAACGTGCGGGCGCGCGCGCGAGCTATTCGTGCACGCCGCACTGCAACGCCATGTTCGAGCCGGGCGACGACGACACGGCGTTCACGAAGAGCATGTCGCAGATTCAGCAGCGCAACGACTTCGGCGCCAAGGCGTCGAACGGCGCCGCGCCGCAGTGA
- a CDS encoding TadE/TadG family type IV pilus assembly protein — translation MPVRLLRDERGATAVEFGIIALPFFAIIAAILETAFCFFAGQILDSAVTDAGRLIRTGQAQQQNMDLAAFKTQVCNRLYAFFSCSGLSLDVKTSTSFGAADLSTPKDKDGNFDPSKFAYQNTHGSEIVVVRAYYLYPLIFTGFGLNMADQSGNKRLMSGIAVFRNEPFPW, via the coding sequence TTGCCCGTCCGTCTGCTGCGCGACGAGCGCGGCGCGACCGCCGTCGAGTTCGGCATCATCGCGCTGCCGTTCTTCGCCATCATCGCCGCGATCCTCGAGACGGCGTTCTGCTTCTTCGCCGGGCAGATCCTCGACAGCGCCGTCACCGATGCCGGTCGCTTGATCCGCACCGGACAGGCCCAGCAGCAGAACATGGATCTCGCCGCGTTCAAGACGCAGGTGTGCAATCGGCTCTATGCGTTCTTCTCGTGCTCGGGCCTCTCCCTGGACGTCAAGACGTCGACCAGCTTCGGCGCGGCCGACCTGTCGACGCCGAAGGACAAGGACGGCAACTTCGATCCGTCGAAATTCGCCTATCAGAACACGCACGGCAGCGAGATCGTGGTCGTCCGCGCCTACTATCTCTATCCGCTGATCTTCACCGGCTTCGGCCTCAACATGGCGGACCAGAGCGGCAACAAGCGGCTCATGAGCGGCATCGCCGTGTTCCGCAACGAGCCGTTCCCATGGTGA
- a CDS encoding TadE/TadG family type IV pilus assembly protein, with amino-acid sequence MVSPMREILSAAARPLHSFAHSRLRSFARDRRGVSAVEFAILLPLMLTLLIVGNEVGQAVTIYRKVSHTASTLGDLVAQVATVNSSDMSNIFDASTAIFSPYPASGAIMVVSAVNYTTANGFKVAWSQARNGSAWTKGSTPPVTMPASLAVDGQQMIVARVTFTYTSVFSKMMTDIWGSPSITLNDIAYLRPRVSQTVTCTASGC; translated from the coding sequence ATGGTGAGCCCGATGCGAGAGATCCTCAGCGCCGCCGCCCGGCCGCTCCACTCCTTTGCTCACAGTCGCCTCCGCTCCTTCGCCCGCGATCGGCGCGGCGTCTCGGCGGTCGAATTCGCCATTCTGCTGCCGCTGATGCTGACGCTGCTGATTGTGGGCAACGAGGTCGGGCAGGCCGTCACCATCTACCGGAAGGTCAGCCACACCGCCTCGACGCTCGGCGATCTGGTGGCACAGGTCGCCACCGTCAACTCGAGCGACATGAGCAACATCTTCGACGCGTCGACGGCGATCTTCTCGCCCTACCCCGCCTCCGGCGCCATCATGGTCGTCTCGGCGGTCAACTACACGACCGCGAACGGCTTCAAGGTGGCCTGGAGCCAGGCGCGCAACGGCAGCGCCTGGACCAAGGGTTCCACGCCGCCGGTCACGATGCCGGCATCGCTGGCCGTCGACGGCCAGCAGATGATCGTCGCCCGGGTGACCTTCACCTACACGTCGGTGTTCTCGAAGATGATGACGGACATCTGGGGATCGCCATCGATCACGCTCAACGACATCGCCTACCTGCGCCCGCGCGTTTCTCAGACCGTGACCTGCACGGCGAGCGGCTGCTGA
- a CDS encoding bifunctional enoyl-CoA hydratase/phosphate acetyltransferase → MVENRTYDQIAVGDSDSVTRKVTPDDLFLFARATGATNPLHLPGIDWNGDGRIDEPSSPALLVAAIVSAVVGNHLPGPGAAWKRLSLAFVRPVQLGETLTGTATVTAKNGDGSIDMALAVIDATGTAVLTGEGCVLAPTQRISMPHIEVPGVMIDRHPSFDRLIEATRGLPPLVTAVVQPDDAASIAGAIEAKAAGLIEPLMVGTTSRMTAAAKAAGLDLSSLTLIEAADDEAAAAKAVALVGEGRAKALMKGHLHTDVLLHHVVKRDGGLRTARRISHVFVIDVLGRAAPLLISDAAINIAPDLTTKVDIVQNAIDLAIALGITTPRVGVLSAVETVNPAIPSTIDAAVLSKMAERGQIRGGIVDGPLAMDNAIDVAAARTKGITSLVAGRAEVLIVPNLEAGNMLAKELTFLASAEAAGLVIGARVPIMLTSRADSDKARLVSAALAVLKQHYDETGTSAVAPVDPQA, encoded by the coding sequence ATGGTCGAGAACCGTACCTACGATCAGATCGCCGTCGGCGACAGCGACAGCGTCACCCGCAAGGTCACGCCCGACGATCTGTTCCTGTTCGCCCGCGCGACCGGCGCGACCAATCCGCTGCATCTGCCTGGCATCGACTGGAACGGCGACGGCCGCATCGACGAGCCGTCGTCGCCGGCCCTGCTTGTGGCCGCGATCGTCTCCGCCGTGGTCGGCAACCACCTGCCCGGCCCCGGCGCGGCCTGGAAGCGGCTGTCGCTCGCCTTCGTCCGACCGGTGCAGCTCGGCGAGACGCTGACCGGGACCGCGACCGTGACCGCCAAGAACGGTGACGGCTCGATCGACATGGCTCTCGCCGTGATCGACGCGACAGGCACCGCCGTCCTGACCGGCGAGGGGTGCGTGCTCGCGCCGACGCAGCGCATTTCGATGCCGCATATCGAGGTGCCGGGTGTCATGATCGATCGGCATCCGAGTTTCGACCGCCTGATCGAGGCGACCCGCGGCCTGCCGCCGCTGGTCACGGCCGTGGTGCAGCCCGACGATGCCGCCTCGATCGCCGGCGCGATCGAAGCCAAGGCGGCCGGTCTGATCGAGCCGCTGATGGTCGGCACCACGTCGCGCATGACCGCCGCGGCCAAGGCCGCCGGGCTCGACCTCTCGTCCCTGACCCTGATCGAGGCCGCCGACGACGAGGCCGCGGCGGCCAAGGCCGTGGCGCTGGTCGGCGAAGGCCGCGCCAAGGCGCTGATGAAGGGCCATCTCCACACCGACGTGCTGCTTCATCACGTGGTCAAGCGCGACGGCGGGCTCCGGACCGCGCGCCGCATCAGCCACGTCTTCGTCATCGACGTCCTCGGCCGCGCGGCGCCGCTGCTGATCTCGGACGCCGCCATCAACATCGCGCCCGACCTGACGACCAAGGTCGACATCGTCCAGAACGCGATCGATCTCGCCATCGCGCTCGGCATCACCACCCCGCGGGTCGGCGTGCTGTCGGCGGTCGAGACGGTCAATCCGGCGATCCCCTCGACGATCGACGCCGCCGTGCTGTCGAAGATGGCCGAGCGCGGCCAGATCCGCGGCGGCATCGTCGACGGTCCGCTGGCGATGGACAATGCCATCGACGTCGCCGCAGCGCGGACCAAGGGCATCACCTCGCTGGTCGCCGGACGCGCCGAAGTGCTGATCGTGCCGAACCTCGAGGCCGGCAACATGCTGGCCAAGGAACTGACCTTCCTCGCCTCGGCGGAGGCGGCGGGGCTCGTCATCGGGGCGCGCGTGCCGATCATGCTGACGAGCCGCGCCGACAGCGACAAGGCGCGGCTGGTCTCCGCCGCACTCGCCGTGCTCAAGCAGCATTACGACGAGACCGGCACCAGCGCGGTCGCGCCGGTCGATCCGCAGGCGTGA
- a CDS encoding TIGR02281 family clan AA aspartic protease, giving the protein MVRNLLRFVLVAAFGVMLSPVWLPYLVQAATWVADRPDRGRAPHVAASATATSGNSLEQRGRSTVLTADPRGHFLTDATVNGRSVGVMVDTGATSVALRAEDAASLGLRPMPADFTVPIATANGTTKAARVTLAEVRIGDVRVKGVEALVVPERTLGTNLLGMSFMRRLSKVEMAGGRLVLRE; this is encoded by the coding sequence ATGGTCAGGAACTTGCTGCGTTTCGTCCTGGTGGCGGCCTTCGGCGTGATGCTCTCGCCGGTTTGGCTGCCCTATCTGGTGCAGGCCGCGACCTGGGTCGCGGACCGGCCGGATCGCGGCCGCGCACCCCATGTCGCCGCCTCCGCGACCGCCACCTCCGGCAACAGCCTCGAGCAGCGCGGCCGCTCGACCGTGCTGACCGCCGATCCCCGTGGGCACTTTCTCACCGACGCGACGGTCAACGGCCGCTCGGTCGGCGTGATGGTCGACACCGGCGCGACCAGCGTCGCGCTGCGCGCCGAGGATGCCGCCTCGCTCGGTCTCCGACCGATGCCGGCCGATTTCACCGTCCCGATCGCCACCGCCAACGGCACCACCAAGGCCGCGCGCGTGACCCTCGCCGAGGTTCGCATCGGCGATGTGCGGGTCAAGGGCGTCGAGGCGCTGGTCGTGCCCGAGCGCACGCTCGGCACCAACCTGCTCGGCATGAGCTTCATGCGTCGCCTGTCGAAGGTCGAGATGGCCGGCGGACGCCTCGTGCTGCGCGAGTGA
- a CDS encoding ribokinase codes for MIVVFGTINIDMVTVMERFPVPGETVKGRDYQIFPGGKGANQALSAARSGAKVALVGAVGNDPFADMALANLRKAGVDLSGVRRADQPTGLFMIAIDPTGENLMIGANAANDAARAAWLEGRFGPGVTFVTQNSLGTTDVEVAIAMARRAGSRVVYNAAPAEPVGRETFAAADIVIVNEHEQRRYGALLGIDGEPASFARALARELSTNVVVTLGPRGIVAAEAGGRMIAGAPPPIAAVDSTGAGDAFCGALAAALDRGAPFERALKEGLAAGSLACRESGAQTSFRDLAEIAALADGLVLVPA; via the coding sequence ATGATCGTGGTGTTCGGCACCATTAACATCGACATGGTCACGGTCATGGAGCGCTTTCCCGTGCCGGGAGAGACGGTGAAGGGCCGCGACTACCAGATCTTTCCGGGCGGCAAAGGGGCCAATCAGGCGCTCTCGGCGGCGCGCTCGGGGGCCAAGGTGGCGCTGGTCGGCGCGGTCGGCAACGATCCCTTCGCCGACATGGCGCTCGCCAACCTGCGCAAGGCCGGGGTCGATCTCTCCGGCGTGCGCCGGGCCGATCAGCCGACCGGCCTGTTCATGATCGCCATCGATCCGACCGGCGAGAACCTGATGATCGGCGCGAACGCGGCCAATGATGCCGCACGCGCCGCCTGGCTCGAAGGCCGCTTCGGTCCGGGCGTGACCTTCGTCACCCAGAATTCGCTCGGGACGACGGATGTCGAGGTTGCCATCGCCATGGCGCGTCGCGCCGGATCGCGCGTCGTCTACAATGCCGCGCCGGCCGAGCCGGTCGGGCGCGAGACCTTTGCCGCCGCCGATATCGTGATCGTCAACGAGCACGAGCAGCGCCGCTACGGCGCGCTGCTCGGCATCGACGGCGAGCCTGCGAGCTTCGCCCGCGCGCTCGCCCGCGAGCTGTCGACCAATGTCGTCGTGACGCTCGGGCCCCGCGGCATCGTCGCCGCCGAGGCCGGCGGCCGGATGATCGCCGGCGCGCCGCCGCCGATCGCGGCGGTCGATTCGACTGGCGCAGGCGATGCCTTCTGCGGCGCGCTGGCGGCGGCGCTCGATCGCGGTGCGCCGTTCGAGCGCGCGCTGAAGGAAGGGCTCGCGGCCGGGTCGCTCGCCTGCCGGGAATCGGGCGCCCAGACGAGTTTTCGTGATCTCGCCGAGATCGCCGCGCTCGCCGACGGGCTCGTTCTGGTGCCGGCGTGA
- a CDS encoding DUF1688 family protein, with translation MSAAPDPAVARLARSLFAASAIRARANRIYDLGLNGALPHFTIDTTRIDGTADYVVRVIRSNFPTLQVPPHSRWRHFEVGEVDRWGMLAGARDWTDPMELGRAAFDLAFVSTLIDANAGSRWSYAESVTGETFSRSEGLAIASLVMFAGGAFSSEPFDPLRADAGALARLTREELADAFQVSTGNPLPGLDTRLDLINRLGRAMEARPDLFATGNGIRPGGLLDHLLRRFPDGSIPAPEIQDTLMEALGSVFPSTFTIGGIPLGDTWAHSLLARSDDPEGLVPLHKPTLWLAYSLIEPIVWAGHDVRDLDGLPSLADYRNGGLLIDNGILRPRDPNVLRQVHTVGSEVIVEWRALTVALIDRLAAAIRQRLARNAMNFPLACIIEGGTWAAGRRLARERRADGSPPLMVESDGVIF, from the coding sequence ATGAGCGCCGCCCCAGATCCCGCTGTCGCGCGCCTCGCCCGCTCGCTGTTCGCCGCGAGCGCGATCCGGGCGCGCGCCAACCGGATCTACGATCTCGGCCTCAACGGCGCCCTGCCGCATTTCACCATCGACACCACGCGGATCGACGGTACCGCCGACTATGTCGTGCGCGTGATCCGGTCGAACTTTCCGACCCTGCAGGTGCCGCCGCATTCGCGCTGGCGGCATTTCGAGGTCGGAGAGGTCGATCGCTGGGGCATGCTCGCCGGTGCCCGCGACTGGACCGACCCGATGGAGCTCGGCCGGGCGGCCTTCGACCTCGCCTTCGTCAGCACGCTGATCGATGCCAATGCCGGATCGCGCTGGTCCTACGCCGAGTCCGTGACGGGCGAGACCTTCTCGCGCTCGGAAGGGCTCGCGATCGCCAGTCTTGTCATGTTCGCCGGCGGCGCGTTCTCGTCCGAGCCGTTCGACCCGCTGCGCGCCGACGCGGGCGCGCTGGCGCGGCTGACCCGCGAGGAGCTCGCCGACGCCTTCCAGGTCTCGACCGGCAATCCGTTGCCTGGCCTCGACACCCGTCTCGACCTGATCAACCGGCTCGGCCGCGCGATGGAGGCCCGGCCGGACCTGTTCGCCACAGGCAACGGCATCCGGCCCGGCGGCCTGCTCGACCATCTGCTGCGCCGGTTTCCGGACGGCAGCATTCCGGCGCCGGAGATCCAGGACACGCTCATGGAGGCGCTCGGATCGGTGTTCCCGAGCACCTTCACGATCGGCGGCATCCCGCTCGGCGATACCTGGGCGCATTCGCTGCTGGCGCGGTCCGACGATCCGGAAGGGCTGGTGCCGCTGCACAAGCCCACGCTCTGGCTCGCCTATTCGCTGATCGAACCGATCGTCTGGGCCGGCCACGACGTCCGCGATCTCGACGGCCTGCCGAGCCTCGCCGATTACCGCAACGGCGGCCTGCTGATCGACAACGGCATCCTGCGGCCGCGCGATCCGAACGTGCTCAGGCAGGTTCATACGGTCGGCTCGGAGGTCATCGTCGAATGGCGCGCGCTGACCGTGGCGCTGATCGACCGGCTGGCGGCGGCGATCCGCCAGCGGCTGGCACGCAACGCCATGAACTTCCCGCTCGCCTGCATCATCGAGGGCGGCACCTGGGCCGCCGGTCGGCGGCTGGCGCGCGAGCGTCGCGCCGACGGCTCGCCGCCGCTGATGGTCGAGAGCGACGGCGTGATCTTCTGA